From a single Terriglobales bacterium genomic region:
- a CDS encoding ABC transporter ATP-binding protein yields MATEVLNHSETGLQSPPANCMICTENLWKTYDMGSEQVHALRGVDVRIDRNEYVAIMGPSGSGKSTLMNLIGCLDTPTEGRYWLNGNLVSEMDDDELARIRNKEIGFVFQTFNLLARATALHNVELPLIYNGTPAAERIEKAKLALRQVDLEPRMMHKPNELSGGQRQRVAIARALVNNPSIILADEPTGNLDSKTGNEIMGLFDRLHEQGNTIVLVTHEHDIAEYAHRVIHLKDGKIAGDERKK; encoded by the coding sequence ATGGCGACAGAGGTCCTCAATCACAGCGAGACCGGGCTGCAAAGCCCGCCCGCGAACTGCATGATCTGCACCGAGAACCTATGGAAGACCTATGACATGGGCTCGGAACAGGTGCACGCGCTGCGGGGAGTGGACGTGCGGATCGACCGCAACGAGTACGTCGCCATCATGGGCCCCTCGGGCTCGGGCAAGTCCACCCTGATGAACCTGATCGGGTGCCTGGACACGCCCACCGAGGGCCGGTACTGGCTGAACGGCAACCTGGTCAGCGAGATGGATGACGACGAGCTGGCGCGCATCCGCAATAAAGAGATCGGCTTCGTGTTCCAGACCTTCAACCTGCTGGCGCGGGCGACGGCGCTGCACAACGTGGAGCTGCCTTTGATCTACAACGGTACGCCGGCAGCCGAGCGGATCGAGAAGGCCAAGCTGGCGCTGCGCCAGGTGGACCTGGAGCCGCGCATGATGCACAAGCCCAACGAGCTGTCGGGAGGACAGCGGCAGCGCGTGGCCATCGCGCGGGCGCTGGTGAACAACCCGTCCATCATCCTGGCCGACGAGCCCACGGGAAACCTGGACTCGAAGACGGGCAACGAGATCATGGGGCTGTTCGACCGGCTGCACGAGCAGGGAAACACCATCGTGCTGGTCACCCACGAGCACGACATCGCCGAGTACGCCCACCGCGTCATCCACCTGAAGGACGGGAAGATCGCGGGAGACGAGAGGAAGAAATAG
- a CDS encoding efflux RND transporter periplasmic adaptor subunit translates to MSKTNGKKWKKIAIIGGIVLLVLILAGALYHRANAGVITVQTGKVMKQDLASVVTASGEIKPLNYVNISSNAFGIITKLYVKEGDRVKKGQILAQIDNVQPSSNVNGMKAALEAASGDATAADAAYNTALADVKRAQADAGRAKLDYERAEGLYKDQLISKADYDLKKATWEMSASGLAQAQARIVQTKAQRDAAHVRINQAKAQLTTASDVLSKTTYVAPFDGLVTNLPVRQGETMVIGIQNAPGSTLMTVADMSVVTAEVKVDETDIVNVKLNQPAEVTIDAMPGKTFKGHVTQVGDNAIVRSTGVATTQTTTGSQEAKDFKVVVTLDSPPENLRPGLSTTAKITTATRSSVLAIPIQALTMRQKADLEKKEKEEKKGDVQAAAPPSKKDKEELQGVFVVRNKKAEFVKVDTGITGVTDIEVTNGLKEGDEIVTGSYKVLRTLKNGSGVKVDNTVKAQEKES, encoded by the coding sequence ATGTCGAAAACAAATGGAAAGAAGTGGAAGAAGATCGCCATCATCGGCGGCATTGTTCTGCTGGTGCTGATCCTGGCGGGAGCGCTGTACCACCGGGCGAACGCCGGAGTGATCACGGTGCAGACCGGGAAGGTGATGAAGCAGGACCTGGCCAGCGTGGTCACCGCGTCGGGCGAGATCAAGCCGCTGAACTACGTCAACATCAGTTCCAACGCGTTCGGCATCATCACCAAGCTGTATGTGAAGGAAGGCGACCGGGTCAAGAAAGGGCAAATCCTGGCACAGATCGACAATGTACAGCCTTCCTCCAACGTAAACGGGATGAAGGCGGCGTTGGAAGCCGCCTCGGGCGACGCGACCGCGGCCGATGCGGCCTATAACACCGCGCTGGCCGATGTGAAGCGGGCGCAAGCCGACGCCGGGCGGGCCAAGCTCGACTACGAGCGGGCGGAAGGGCTTTACAAGGACCAACTGATCTCCAAGGCCGACTACGATCTGAAGAAGGCGACCTGGGAAATGTCAGCGTCCGGCCTGGCGCAGGCGCAAGCGAGGATCGTGCAGACCAAGGCGCAGCGGGACGCGGCTCACGTGCGCATCAACCAGGCGAAGGCGCAGCTCACGACCGCGTCCGACGTGCTGAGCAAGACGACGTATGTTGCCCCCTTCGACGGCCTGGTCACCAACCTGCCGGTGCGGCAGGGCGAGACCATGGTGATCGGCATCCAGAACGCCCCGGGCAGCACCCTGATGACGGTGGCGGACATGTCGGTGGTGACCGCCGAGGTCAAGGTTGACGAAACCGACATCGTGAACGTCAAACTGAATCAGCCGGCGGAAGTCACCATCGATGCCATGCCGGGCAAGACGTTCAAGGGACACGTGACCCAGGTCGGTGACAACGCGATCGTGCGCTCGACCGGCGTGGCCACGACCCAGACCACCACGGGCAGCCAGGAAGCCAAAGACTTCAAGGTGGTGGTCACGCTGGATAGCCCGCCCGAGAATCTGCGTCCCGGACTCTCGACCACGGCCAAGATCACGACCGCGACCAGGTCGAGCGTGCTGGCAATCCCCATCCAGGCGCTGACCATGCGGCAGAAGGCCGACCTGGAGAAGAAAGAGAAGGAAGAGAAAAAGGGCGATGTGCAGGCGGCCGCCCCGCCCTCCAAGAAGGACAAGGAAGAGCTGCAGGGCGTGTTCGTGGTGCGCAATAAGAAGGCCGAGTTCGTGAAAGTGGACACCGGCATCACCGGGGTGACCGATATCGAAGTCACGAACGGGCTGAAGGAAGGCGACGAGATCGTCACCGGCAGCTACAAAGTGCTGCGCACGCTCAAGAACGGGTCGGGCGTGAAAGTGGACAACACGGTGAAGGCGCAGGAAAAGGAGTCGTAA